CGCCAACTGCAAAGGAGCTAATCCCTGATGCAATGCTTTTTTCATTAATATAAACGAACTTCCCCAAATAAATGCCAACAACAGAAGTGTAGCATAATCAATAGCTTTCGGCTTGCCCATTTCAATACAGTATGTGTATAATTTTGATATATATAATATATATGTGCGCGGTCATTAAAATATTACGGCTCAACTAAATCGTCATCAATAGAAAAATAAGATTGTTGCAGGGTATCCCACAAAATATCTTTCAATTTAGCAATGCCTTCGCCGGTATGTGCCGATATAAACAAAAACGGAATATCTTTGGGCAGATGCTCGGATAATAAAATTTTGAGTTCGGTATCTATCAAATCACTTTTGGTAAGTGCCAATACTCTTTTTTTGTGTAAAAGTTCGGCATTGTGCTCTTTACACTCATTCAGTAAAATGTCGTATTCCTGACTGATGTTTTTAGCATCGGAAGGAATCATAAAGAGTAATACGGAATTGCGCTCTATATGGCGCAAAAAGCGCAGCCCCAAACCTTTGCCCAAATGTGCACCCTCAATAATACCCGGAATATCTGCCATTACAAAAGAGCGGTCGTCGTGATAACTCACAATACCGAGTTGCGGCACAATGGTAGTGAAAGGATAATTGGCGATTTTGGGTTTGGCGGCACTCATCACCGACAGCAGCGTTGATTTTCCGGCATTAGGAAAACCCACCAACCCCACATCGGCAAGCACTTTGAGTTCGAGTATTTTCCATTCTTCACGACCCGGCTCGCCGGGCTGTGCAAAACGCGGCGTTTGGTTGGTAGGCGTTTTAAAGTGGCTGTTACCCAAGCCGCCCCGTCCGCCGTCAACCAAGATTCGGGTTTCATCGTGGTCAAGGATTTCAAATACAACCTCTCCGCTTTCGGCATCTTTTGCCACCGTACCCAAAGGCACATCAAGTACAATATCTTTGCCGTTGGCACCGTTGGAATTGTTACTGCTGCCGCCTACGCCATCGCCTGCAATAACGTGTTTGCGATATTTGAGGTGGAGCAAGGTCCAATAATTGCGGTTGCCGCGCAAAATAATATGCCCGCCCCTGCCTCCATTGCCGCCGTCGGGTCCTCCTTTGCGGGTGGTTTTGTCGCGGTGCAAGTGCATAGAGCCGGCACCGCCTTTTCCGGAGCGGCACGAAATCTTTACATAATCAACAAAATTACTTCCTTCCATAAAAAACTATAAAAAAATAAAAAAAAACGCAAGCAACGGAAATTTTTAAGATTTCGTTTTTGTTGCTTATACGCAGGCATTAATCTCTGTTTGCAAAGTTTGAGTAATATCCTCAATGTTGCCCTCACCTTCTATCAAAGCCAACTTATTTTGTTGGGCATAATAATCGGCTACGGGTTGAGTACTTTCACGATATACACTCATTCTGTTTCGAATGGTAGCTTCGTCATTATCGTCCGTTCTGCCAGAAGACTGCCCGCGCAACAAAATACGTTTTACAATTTCATCATCGCTGATTTTCAACATCAATACGCGATCAATTTTAGAGCGATGTTTTTCCAACAGCGCATCTAATGCCTTAGCTTGAGCAATAGTTCGTGGAAAACCGTCAAAAATACAACCCTTGATATTGGCAGCCAAATGATTCAACGCATTATCAATCATACCAATAACCACGGCATCGGGCACCAAAGCACCGGCATCAATAAAATATTTGGCTTCCATACCCAGCGGCGTTTGTTGTTTGATTTCATGGCGCAACAAATCGCCCGTTGAAAGATGTTGGAGTTGGTAATGTTGGCAGAGGATTTGGGCTTGAGTCCCTTTTCCGCTTCCTGGAGGACCAAAAAGTATAATATTAAGCATAATAGAAAAGAATAAACAAAATTTTAAAAATGAAATAAAAATATAGTACTTTATATAATAATAATCACTAACTTTAAGTGTCAAAATAATACTAAATAGAGATGCCGCCGCAAATATCTATAATATCCTTATAATACATCGGTAAAAGTTTGGCTTAAAGATTGATATACTGTATATTGTAAGCAGGATTAGACAAAATAATTGGCAATTTTGCAAAAAAATAAACAAAAAGAAAAAATGTATGTATTTTTGCCGTCTAAACGCATAAACATGCTTATTTTTTAATTTATTTTAATTAAATAAATACAGTTTATTTGTTTTTAGTTGTATCTTTGTCACTTGAAATATGTCATAAAAGGCAATTTTTCAACAGACAAGATAAAGTAGCGACAAACATCGCTACATATATATATTTAGTATGGCTGTGTTTTATATAAAAACATGAAAAGATTTAGGTCTTGATTTTGCTGCAAATAAGTAATTTAAAACAGCACAATTAAAAACGAGAAGAGAAGATATAATTAACTATTCAATAAAAATCAAACAATTGTAACCAAATTGATTTAAACTAAATTAATTTAAATGAAAGCAATGAAAAATGCCTTGAAACTTTCGCTTGGAGCAGCCCTCGGATTGGTGCTGTTTGCCGGAAGCCTGTCAGCGCAAGAAGATATTCTTGCCACCATTAAAGGACAGTCGCTTCAACAACGTCTAACGTCTATAGATGGAGTATTTGACACGTATCTTGATGAGAATACGGGCAACGACTATCCAGTAGCAGTGTATGAGAAATTGGTAAAACATGTACTGTTGCAATCGAACACCATGCCAGCGGCTTTGGTAGATAAAGCAAACAGCGTGTTATTTAAGTTGAGAAATGATTAATTGAAAACTAAATTAAAATAAACTTTAAATTTTAACCTATGAATTTTCCAAAACTAACGCCTGTGATTATGCGGATGATGCTTGTAGCTATTGTCTGCTTGTCAGGTTGGGTGGAGGTTCTCGGGCAAACAACCGTGAGTATAGGAGATGCTCCTGTTACTTTTACAGAAGATTGTTATGCCAATAGTGAGGATCAAGACCTGACTTACTGTGTGTCAAACTCTTCTACGGAAATTCTGGTGGTGGATATCGAGGCAATCAACCTTGAATTCGCTTGGGATTTCTTAGATGTATGGTTTGCTAGTTCGAACCCCGGTAGTTTTACTGCCCCTACCTATGCTGGTTGTTTTACCGGTACAGAGGCGGGCGGCAATGCTATGTTTTACGCCAACTGCGCTTTCCCTGGAACCCCTTACGAGGATTTGCTTTTAACTTCGGAAGCAATCGTTGATGCGGCTACCGGCGACACTATCAGTACTTTAGGCGTATCTGACGGTTCTGGTTGTATTACTTTTAACTTATTCTCGGATTTCACTATCGCTTGTAGCACAAGTGGAACTGGTTTGGTATCTCCGAGCGTAGCCTTTACTGTTTCAGCATTATCCGCTACAGAGTGCGGTGATCACAGTGTAACTATCGGTGAAGACATTACTGTGTGCGAAGATCAAATTCCTGCTGGGGGTTATAACTTCGTACCTGTTGTAACAGCTGATACTTCGGGTGGTTTTATTCCGCCTGCTCCAGATCCAAATAGTGGTACTTGGAGTTCTAACCCAGTATTAGGTACTGCCGATTTTACTCCCGGTACCAGTGGTGTGAACTTTAACCCTCCCGGACCTGGTGTTTATACTATTAATTATTCAATAGTATATAACAACTTAGCTGGTGATCCTAGTTGCGTTATCGGTGATCAAGCTATCGTTACTGTTTTAGATGATGATGATGCTTTTATCACTGGTATCCCAGGTCCTGTAGTATGTAGCGATGGTGATGCTTTCGTTATTACTTGGGGTCCTCCAACAGCTAATTATGTAATTACCGGACCTAACGGATTTATTTCTACAACACTTACTAATATCAACCCTGCAACATTGCCTGCTGGTACATATAATGTATTTGTAGAATTAGACCCAACTGTAAGTTGTGCCACAGCTTCTAATGCAACAGCTACATTTATTATTATTGATGCTGAAAATACAGGAGCTTTCTCTAAACAAGATAATTTCGTTTGTCAATCAGAAACTGATTTCTCAATTGACTTAACTGAATACTTGCAAGATGGTTCAACTATAGTAAACGGTGGTACATTAACAATGGGTGCCTTGCCTCCAATGATTACTGAATTGGATTATGCGCAAGAAACTCCAAATGAACAAGATTTTGTAGAAGTAACAGTTCCTGCTGGTACTGATTTGTGTGATTATGCTTTATATTTCTATGAAAGAAAATCATTCAACGCTGACGCTAATAGCACAGTAAATTACAACTTACCTGGTAACATTCCAATTACAGTTGGTAATAATAGTGGTGCTATGTATCAGCCTACTACAAAACCAGATCCAGATGATTTCCAATATCGTTTATGCGATTTACCTCAGTTGAATCCTGGTACTGAAAACATTGCTGCTTCTAACGGTATCGTTTATGAAGCTTATGCTTTTAGCTTTACTAACATCAAACCAGGTCCTGCTGCTATCGCATTAGTATATGTAGGTACTGAAGAAGGTATTACGAACGAAAACCCTGGACCAGATGATGTAATACAATTCCTTGGTTATGGTTTCAACGATGAATCTACCAACTTAGGTATATTCACTGGTTGCATGGGTCCTGCTCGTGGTTTAGTTTCTCACGATATTAACGTTACAGAAACTCAAAACGGCGGTCGCGGTTATTCTTTGCAATTTACCAATGCCGGTTGGGTTGTTCCAAACGTTGACGATCCTGAATTGAACTATCCTGCTTTACCAGATCCATTCAGCACTCCTCCATTCCAACCAATTCCTGGTTATTTGGGCGAGCGTTGGACTCCGGGTTCTTTGAACTGGGGCTTGACTGGCGATTCTCCTGCTGAAGGTGATGGCGGTGCAGATGCTTTATATTGGAACTGGATTGCTCCAATGGGCGATGTATTAATGTTAGGTCGTTTGGATAGAACTTTATTTATCGGAGGTCAAACTATCGTAGTTGAAGAATTTGATCCTGCTACAGGTGACCCTGCTGACAACGATTTAGTTGAATTCTCTTGTGAAGTTCCTACTTACACTATTCCTTTCAACTATGGCATTTTAGCAAACGTTCCTTGCGTTCCTGCTGACCAACTCGCTACTCAATTTGATTTGACTGTAATCATGGACGTAGAAGACGATTGGATGTCTCCAATGGTTGTTTGCGAAAATGCAGATCCTATCAACTTAACACACTTAATTTCTGATGATGTTCAATGGATTCAACCCGTACACAAACAAGTTGAAATTACAAAAACAGAATCTTTAGAATTAAACAACTATCCTGCTCCTTTCATTTCTGAGTTCCTCTACAATGATTACGGTGCTAATAGTGCTTCTGTTGATGATCACTGCGTAATTTATAACTATATTGACTTGAATGACTTGAATGTGAATAACAGCCCAACAACTGCCCGTGGTACACAACGTTTCTGCGAAGGTGTTGAGATTTCAGGTTTGACAGGTACTGATTTGTCTTGCTATGCTTTGGTATTCTACGACAGAACAGAAATCAATGCAGAAGTTGATAATGCAGGTGACAGCGTGAAATATGCTTTGATGTATGATGTAAACTATATCAACGGTCAAGGTTTGCCACAAAGCACTGACGTTCAAAACGCCGGTGACGACTTCTTGGGTTGTCCTTGGGGTGGTAACAACTTGATGAGATTGTATGGTAACATTGATACAGATGAGTGCGGTATTGACTACGACGAAGATTTGGCAGTAGATCCTACTCATTATCAAACTAACTACAGCACAGGTACAGCCAGTGGTGCGGGTACATTTATCACTGCTCCTATCACAAACGGCAACCCTGACCAAGTATTCACAGATTTGTATGGTAATCCTTACACTTCATTTATCAATGATAACCCAATCTTCAACCAAGGTGTTGTTGATGCTGGTTGGATCACTAACTACAACGGTCCTTCTTTAGCTCTTGGCGGCGGTGGTGACTTCACTAACGCAACAGGTAGCTGGAACTTAAACGGTAACCCAGATCCTACAGTATCTGCTTTATGGGAAGATGCTAACGGAAATGGTTTGTTAGATGCTAACATTGATATTTTATTGACTCCATTTGATGCTGATGAAGACGGTACTCCTGAATTTACAGCTATTGATGGTACTGATGGTTGCACATACTTAGATGATTTCTTTGTATGGGAACAATGCGAAGATGCACCAACTTCTGATGATAATATCTACACTGGTACAACTTATAGCTGTTCTTCTACAGGTCGTGAATATGTAGGTGCTCGTTGGTTCCCTATCGCTAATATCCACGATGGCACAGGTGCTATCGGTTTAGTAAATACTTGCAACTGCGAATTACTCGACTTTATCTCTTACGGTCCTCAAGCTGACGATATGTTGGTTGCTTCTGCTTCTGACTTTAGTTTGGCTGGTCCTTTTGCTGATAAAATGCCAGACCCAGCTACTGATGTAGAAACTGCTGATTATGTTGATCAAGATCCAGGTGGAACTGGTTACAGCAATGGCGATTTGCAATCAGTACAATTGATTGTAGATGGTGCTACTTCAGCTGATTTATTCGGTGACGAATTTGCCGGTGGTATTTGGATGATTGCTGACGGTGATGAAGATACTGATGATCGTTTTGCTGGTGTTCCTGAATCTCCATTGAACTACGATGGTAGCGGTAACGATTCACAACCATTAAGCAACACTATCGGTTACTATAACTGCGCATTAGATCCATCTATCGCATTCCCAACTCCTGCTTGTGTAGAAGTTGATTTGCGTAGCTGTGTTCCTGATAACTTCATCGTTAGCAACTTGTCTGTAACAGCTTCTGTTGCAAACGCAGCTGCTTATCAATGGATTTTGGGTCATAACGATGGTTTGACTAACTTCCCACTCTATTACAACTTCGCTTGCACCAACTTAGTAGCAACTACACAAAACCCTGCTACTGTTCCGCCTCCGGGCTTCGTTGGTTCTGGTGTTGGTACAACAAGCACTCCTGCTTTCTTGAACAACCAAACTAACACAGTACTCTTAGATGCTATCCAAAGCGGTTGCTCTTTGGGTGATGGTAACGTTGTAAACAATACAGATGATGCAGATTATGATGGTTACTATGACAATTGGGAATACAACTGCGAAAGCACTGATGAGTGCATCGATGGTGGTGTTGAAAATTGCTTCCCTGGTGAAAGATTCCCTGGTATAGATCCTGAAACAGGTGCTGATACATATACTATCAACAACCCTGGCGACTTCTTCGAAGGAAGATGCTCACAAGGTGCAGAGAAAGTATATAAATTCTGCGTAGTAGGTCACCCTGTAGGTGGTAGCGAAAACTACACAGCTACATTGACTGTAAACTTGACCATTGACCAATGTGCTCCTATCGGCAACTGGAGTGGTAAAGGTGTAGAATTGTATGATGTTTCTGACTTCGATTTGTATGATCCATTCCCTCAACATCACGGTTGCGACTATGTTCCTGCTGAAGAAGCTCCAGAACAAGAGTGCGATGATGATTTAGAGTGCTTGTGGTTATTCAACCCTGCTGCTGAAGATTGCTACGGTTACAACACTGGTGGTGGTCCTGGTTCAGGCGTTGGCTTATCTGATTGCAGCCCTGTTCAAGTAACTTACAACACTGCTGTAGCTCACGATATTCAAGACGATAATTCAGCTGATGATATGGTATGTTTAGATGATGACAACCAATTGGTAAGAACTCAAAACATTGCTGTAGTATCTGCTCACATTGCTGACTTGATCGAAGACCAATCATACTGCTTGAGCGATTTGCAAGATGGTTTGTTCGGTGATGGTATTGATTTAACTGAATTCTTGGCTGATTGCACACCTGCTGACGGCGTATTCAACGTAATAAGCAGCCCAAGTGCTAACTGCTATACTAAATCCGGTTATATCTTCTATCCTGAATGTGTAGGTAGCTACTCTATCGAGCACGTTGTTTCTGGTAGCGGTTTGTGCGAAGATCGCGATACTATCGTTGTAACTGTAACAGAAGCTATCAGCACAGACTGGGCGTTTATCCCTGAAATTATGGTTGATGGTGAAGCTGCTACTGTATGTAACAATGGTGTAATGTACTTATACAACCCTGCTGACGAAGCTAACGACTTAGTAAATATTTCCGGTACTTCAGTAATCGGTACGCACGTTGAAACTGCAAGTTTCTCAGTTCCTGCTGGTGTGTTCAACACTACAGGTAGCGTAACAGTATCTGTTGATCCTGCTGATATTCCTTGTGGTGCTGAAATCGCTGACGTTCGCGTAACTTGGGTTTATCAAGGTGGTGCGTTCGGTGATGCTGCGTCATTCTCTGTATCTGGTCCTGCTGCATTCGGTACTATCGCTTCCAGCAACGGTCAAGCTACTAATGACAACGCTTCTGGTTCTGCCAGCTTTGACGACTTCACTTGGAGCAAACAAGTATGGAACGGTACTTCATTTGAAACTGAAACTATGGAAGGTGGCTTAGGCGATTGGAATAGTTTGGTAGGCGATTGGACATTCAACTTGGTATCTGCTTCATTCCCTTGGAGTATCCAATTGATTGTAGAAGTTGATTATGTACAAGGTTCATTCTCTGGTCTTGGCGTAGATTACTTGGGTGATGGTGTTTACACGTTCAACCCTGGTTTGTATGACGGTCTTGAAATGTTCAACAACATTGAAATTACTTACGAATCTGGTTGCGGTGAAAGTTGTTCAAATGTAGAACCTGCTACTAACTTGATTCACGTTTCTAACGACTCTAGTTCACCAATTGTTGCTACTGCAGGTTGTCCTGACGCAAATGGTAACGTAGTTGTAAGTGTAAGCTACACAGGTGGTGGTACTTTAACTTGGGGTCCTAACAATATCCCTGTAACAGGTGGTTCATTCACTGTAAACAGCAACACTACAAATGCCGTAACTATTTACGCTGCTGAAGGTTTCTGCACAGGCTCAACTACTGTAACAATTAACGATCCTATCGTAGCAAGTGCTTCTGCTCCTGGTTGTGGTGATACTAACGTATCTGTATCTATCAACGGTGGTGCTGGTGCTCCTTACTACTCTTCAATTGATGGTGGTAACACTTGGTTGCCTGTTGTAAATAATGTAGTAGCTATCCCTGTAGGTGTACAAACTACTATTATCTTCACAGACGCTAGCCAAGATTGCTCCTCTAACCAAGTTGTAGTAACTGCTCCTACTATCACACCTGTAGGTACAACTGCTCCATTGGTATCTTGTAACGAAGCTGGAACTTCTGCTACTGTATCATTCTCGATTTCAGGTGGTGCAGGTGGTCCTTACTTCGTAAACGGTCAATCAGTAGCGGGTACTACCTTTACTGCAACCGGCGTAACCAACGGAACTTACACTTACACTGTAACGAGCGCAGCTCCTTGCTCTACTCCAACACAAGTAACAGTAACTGTGAACTGCATTATCAATGTGCCATTACAAGCACAAGACGACCAAGCACCTGCTCAACCTGTATGTCAAGCATTTACATTCAACAGCAGCTTCTTGCTCGGTAACGATAGCGGTAGCGATATTACTGTTCAATCAGTATGCACTACTTCTGCCAACGGTGGTACAATTATGAATAACGGTAACGGTACTTGGACTTATATGCCAAATGCTGCTAACTGTAACTCATTGGTAAATGACAGCTTCTGCTACACTATTGTAGATCAATTCGGTCAAACTGATGATGCTAATGTAACTATCACATTCGTAACAGATGGTGAAGAGTCTATAACAGCTACTACTGAGTGCGAATACGAAGACCAAAACAACACATTGCCTACTGGTAACTTCGACTTGACGATTACTATAATAGGTACTTGTAATGAGTACAATTGGGTAGATAATATAGGAAATGGAAGCGGTACTATCACAGTGAACGGTGGTGTAGGTATATTGCAGTTGAGTGATCTCGACTCTGACAATGGCGGTGGATATGACATCACTGTAACTAACACTTGCACAGGTCAATCTACTAACTTAGCAGAAACAGTTGATTGCGCTAAATCTACTTCTATCGACTTGATCAGCTTTGCTGGTGAAGCAGTAAGCAACGGTAACCAAATCGTTTGGGTAACTGCTACTGAAGTTGATAACGACTACTTCACACTCGAGCACTCTACTGACGGTACACACTTCGATGTAATTGCAACTGTTGATGGAGCCGGCGACAGCCAAACTACACAAGTATATAACTACTTGCACGGTACAACTGCTGAAGGCGTACACTACTACAGATTGTCTTACACTGACGAACAAGGTAGAGTTGTTGTTGTAGAGAAAGTTGTTACAGTAGTACGCGGCGATGCTCAATTCGTATTGGGTAACGTTTATCCTGTACCTTCTAGCAACGACTTGAATGTAGAAATCATTGCTCCTGCAGCTTCTGCCGTAACAATGAGAGTATATGATGTTACTGGTAAATTGGTAGATCAAATTGCTACAGATGTACAAGAAGGCTTCAACAAAGTTGTGCTTGACTTGAGAAAATATGCAGTTGGTAACTACTTCTTGACTGTAACTGACGGTAAAGACGTTCACACTACTAAGTTTATCAAAGACTAATTAGTGTTGAAATAGAATAAACAAAAGCCCCGCCCTAAAAAGCGGGGCTTTTTTATTTTTTATAGACAAAAGTTTTTAAATATTTACAGGGAATTAATACTTTGTATTTCTTGTTTTTTAATTCAATGAATAAAAATATTTTTCCTTCGTTTTATTATAATTATAGAATATGAAAACTTCTTTTATTTTTTATACCTTATTCCTCTTCGGTATTTCGTTGGCACATCTTTGTGCGCAGAACGACACGATCATTTATAAGCACGAGATACCCACTAAACCGAAAGACGGCTATATAATCGCCTATTTTTCGGGCGGTGCAAAGATGTTTGAAGGCACTTATAAAAATGGTATGAAAAACGGCATTGGGGCAATTTATGATGAAGGCGGTTCGTTGCGCTATCAAGGCAACTTCGTAAATGATGTAAAAGAAGGCGAAGGAGTGCAGCATTTTGCGGGCGGCGACCGCTACGAGGGTGCTTTTTCCAATAACCAATCTAATGGGCAAGGAACGTATTATTATGCTGATGGCAGCAAATATGTGGGTACGCACAAGGACGACAAATTTGAAGGCAAAGGGGCTTTTTATCGCACTGATGGCAGCCTGAAATACGAGGGTACTTATAGAGACAACGAATTTGACGGCAACGGAACGTATTATTATGAAGACGGCAGCCGCTATGAAGGCAGCTACCAAATGGGAAAACGACACGGAAAAGGAAAATACACTTATAGCGATGGCAGCTACTATGAAGGCGACTTTGCAAACGGTAAGCGCGAAGGCAAAGGGAAATTTGTATATCCTGACGGCGTAAAACGCTATGAAGGCTTATGGAAAGGCGACAAACAACACGGAAGCGGTATTTTGTACGATACCAACGGAAAAATAAAAAATCAAGGAGAGTGGCAATACGGACAGTTCCGAGGCAAAAGCGGCAACGATTAATTTTCTGTATTTAATCCGTTGAACTGCATTTCGTTGAAATTGGCAGCTACCGCCCTCGACACACCCTGCTCCGCCATCACAATTCCATACACGGCATCTACCTGCTCCATTGTATTTTTGTTGTGTGTTACCACAATAAACTGTGAACTGTCGGAAAAATGACGTATCATCTGACTGAATTTTCCTACATTGGCATCATCTAAAGGAGCATCTACCTCATCTAAAATACAGAAAGGGGCGGGTTTGAGCAAATACAAACCAAAAATAAGCGAGATAGCTGTAAGGGATTTTTCGCCACCGGACAATTGGTCTATGGAAGAAGGGCGTTTGCCTTTGGGCTTGGCGATAATGTTTACATTGCTTTCCAAAGGATTATCGGGTTGCGAAAGCGTGAGGTCGCAATCATCATCTGGGGTGAACAATTTGCGGAATACCTCCTGAAAATTGAGGCGCACCTGCGAAAAAGCACTCATAAACATAGATACTGCCGTATTTTCAATTTCTTCGATAGTATTGAGCAGCGATTGTTTGGCTTCTAAAAGGTCGTTGCGCTGTGCCACAATAAAATCGTAGCGTTCTTTCATCTCTTTATACGCTTCAATGGCAAAAGGATTAACTTCGCCGAAAGTTTCGAGGCTCTTTTTGAGGCGTGCTACTTCTTCGCGCAAGGCATCAACGGGCGGCAGTTCGCTGCTCGGCTCTTGGTTCATCAGTTCATTGATGTCCACATTAAATTCTATCGCCAAACGTTCTTTCAGCGACAGCAATTTCATCTGAATACGGTTGCTTTCGTCTTTGGCTTCTTGCAAAAGGGCATCAATTTGTTCTTTTTGGCGAAAAATCTGGCGCAAATTATCTTCGAGTTCATCGCTTCTGCCGCGTGCCGAAAAGTAGCGTATTTCGGCAGAATTTACCTTTGCCTCCAAAAAATCTTTTTCCTCATACAAATCCTTCAATTTGCCATCATCTTTTTTCAACGACTGCTCCTGTATTTCCACTTCGCGCTGCAAATCCTGTAAGAGTTGCTTATTGGCGGATAATTTGCTTTGCGTTTCGTGGCGGCGTTTTTGATAAAAATCAAAATTTTGATGTAAGGTGTTGATTTTATTTTGTTGCTGATGAAAATTCAGATTAAGTTCGTTAAACGCGCGGCTGCTGTTGGATACTTCTTGTTCTATATGATGAAATGAAGCACGAAAATCCTGCAATTCGGTTTGTGCAGCCTGACTTTTTTCCTTTTTTTCGTGTAATATCGTTTGAATTTCGTCTAATTGCAGTTGCAACTGCTTCAGTTTTTCAGATAAGGATTGCTCGCCCTGTGCAGCATCTGCAATAAAAGATTCGAGATTTTTGATAGTGGCATTGAAGGAAGCCATTTTATTGTCAAGGCGGTTGAGCTGTTCGCGCAGGAGTTGCAACGCCTTTTTTTGCGAAGCATTGCGCAAAGCGATGATTTCGTTATTTTTCTGCTCCAGTACCTGTTTGGTATCGCTGATTTCCTGCTTCAACTGTGTAATTTCCTTGTCCAAAGCCTGTAAATTCTGAACACGTCCTATTTTTTTTCCTTCAAAAGCCCCCACCGAGCCGCCCCATACAGCACCCGCTTTGCGACACCATTGCCCGTTTTGCGCCAAAAAAACGGCATCGGGATATTGCTGCGACAAAGAGAGAGCCTCCTGTTCGGCTTCGCAGATGAACACGCCGTGGAGCAGCGACCGAAACAGGGGTAAAAATTCGTTTTCGGTTTCTACAATATCCAAAGCCGCCACCGCTTTTGTA
Above is a genomic segment from Sphingobacteriales bacterium containing:
- a CDS encoding molecular chaperone Tir; amino-acid sequence: MKTSFIFYTLFLFGISLAHLCAQNDTIIYKHEIPTKPKDGYIIAYFSGGAKMFEGTYKNGMKNGIGAIYDEGGSLRYQGNFVNDVKEGEGVQHFAGGDRYEGAFSNNQSNGQGTYYYADGSKYVGTHKDDKFEGKGAFYRTDGSLKYEGTYRDNEFDGNGTYYYEDGSRYEGSYQMGKRHGKGKYTYSDGSYYEGDFANGKREGKGKFVYPDGVKRYEGLWKGDKQHGSGILYDTNGKIKNQGEWQYGQFRGKSGND